A genomic stretch from Deltaproteobacteria bacterium RBG_16_64_85 includes:
- a CDS encoding transcription antitermination factor NusB, giving the protein MRRESREKVFQTLFMMDVLGVGPDEAIPLFALTSEPPSDPEYYGDAVRGVWEHREEVDGFIRQAAEHWRLERMALVDRNILRLGAYEICHSTDVPYVVAINEAVDLGKRYGSEESGAFINGILDKIAEISLKKKEIS; this is encoded by the coding sequence GTGCGCCGGGAATCGAGGGAAAAGGTCTTTCAAACGCTTTTCATGATGGATGTCCTGGGGGTTGGCCCTGACGAGGCCATCCCCCTTTTTGCATTGACGTCCGAGCCGCCCTCCGATCCGGAGTACTACGGCGATGCGGTGCGGGGTGTCTGGGAACACCGGGAGGAGGTCGACGGTTTCATCCGGCAGGCCGCCGAACACTGGCGACTGGAGCGGATGGCCCTGGTCGACCGGAACATCCTTCGCCTGGGCGCCTACGAGATCTGTCACTCCACCGACGTTCCTTACGTGGTGGCGATCAACGAGGCGGTGGACCTGGGAAAGAGGTACGGCTCGGAGGAATCCGGTGCTTTCATTAATGGAATACTTGATAAAATAGCTGAGATCTCGCTGAAAAAGAAGGAAATATCATGA
- a CDS encoding leucine--tRNA ligase — protein MKYQPQAIEAKWQMRWDAAAVSRCPDEITAPKFYCMEMFPYPSGRIHMGHVRVYTIGDLLARFKRMRGYQVLHPIGWDAFGLPAENAAHRHGTHPAKWTYENIGFMRLQLKELGISYDWDREFATCSPEYYRWEQLFFLWMIRDGLAYRKRAQLNWCEECQTVLANEQVNRDGTCFIHDQTRVSQRELEQWFLGITKYADELLSGHEELRGGWPENILEMQRNWIGRSEGAEIDFPLADGGGKIKVFTTRPDTVYGATFMSMAPEHPLVMEFAKESGREKEVREFVDRVAVQDKLVRSSGEMEKEGIFTGGYCVNPLTGGKIPIFAANFVLYEYGTGAVMAVPAHDQRDFEFAKKYDLPVVVVIQPEAEDAISAGSMTCAYEGTGRMVNSGPFTGRESEAGKREITRYFEREGIGHGKVRYRLRDWGISRQRYWGCPIPVIHCGKCGVVPVPEKDLPVVLPEDLPYTREKGNPLAAAEEWASVSCPSCGAKARRETDTFDTFFESSWYFLRYIDPRNDREPLDRGKIRAWMPVDQYIGGVEHACMHLIYARFFHKYLRDRGLAPGNEPFLRLLSQGMVCMATLECPKHGWRYPEEVDAEGRCRQCGEKVDVGRSMKMSKSKRNVVEPSTLVERYGADTARLFSLFAAPPEKDLDWSEQGVEGAFRFLGRVYRLIAQKGKAICAAGRVSGRPGEAARRIRQITHRTLKKVTGDIEDRHHFNTAISAIMEMVNFLYLVEESAWESPETAPALREAVEILLLMLSPFAPHVSEELWEKIGCTGMVCRQAWPKAEEEMARAEEILVVVQVNGKLRSRITANADATEEEIRSMALADPRVREYTKGKILKKLVVVPKKLVSIVVS, from the coding sequence ATGAAGTATCAACCGCAGGCGATCGAAGCCAAGTGGCAGATGCGGTGGGATGCGGCCGCGGTCTCCCGCTGCCCGGACGAGATCACCGCCCCCAAGTTCTACTGCATGGAGATGTTCCCTTATCCGTCGGGTCGCATTCACATGGGACACGTGCGCGTGTACACGATCGGGGATCTGCTCGCGCGGTTCAAGCGGATGCGGGGGTACCAGGTCCTTCACCCCATCGGATGGGACGCCTTCGGTCTTCCGGCGGAGAACGCCGCCCACCGTCACGGAACGCACCCCGCCAAGTGGACCTACGAAAACATCGGCTTCATGCGCCTGCAGCTAAAAGAGCTGGGGATCTCCTACGACTGGGACCGTGAGTTCGCCACCTGCTCCCCGGAGTATTACCGCTGGGAACAGCTCTTCTTCCTGTGGATGATCCGGGACGGACTCGCCTACCGGAAGAGGGCTCAACTCAACTGGTGCGAGGAGTGCCAGACCGTCCTTGCCAACGAACAGGTCAACCGGGACGGGACGTGCTTCATTCACGACCAGACGCGCGTCTCCCAACGCGAGCTGGAGCAGTGGTTCCTCGGCATCACGAAGTACGCGGACGAGCTTCTCTCCGGCCACGAGGAGCTGCGGGGGGGGTGGCCGGAAAACATCCTGGAGATGCAGCGGAACTGGATCGGGCGCAGCGAAGGGGCGGAGATCGACTTCCCGCTGGCCGATGGCGGCGGCAAGATCAAGGTGTTCACGACCCGGCCGGACACGGTCTACGGCGCCACCTTCATGAGCATGGCCCCGGAGCACCCCCTGGTGATGGAATTCGCGAAGGAATCGGGCCGCGAAAAGGAGGTTCGCGAGTTCGTCGACCGCGTAGCGGTGCAGGACAAGCTGGTCCGTTCGAGCGGGGAGATGGAAAAGGAGGGGATCTTCACCGGCGGATATTGCGTCAATCCGCTGACCGGCGGGAAGATTCCCATCTTCGCCGCGAACTTCGTCCTGTACGAGTACGGAACAGGCGCGGTGATGGCGGTCCCCGCGCACGACCAGCGGGATTTCGAGTTTGCGAAAAAGTACGACCTTCCCGTTGTGGTGGTCATCCAGCCGGAAGCGGAGGATGCGATTTCCGCCGGGTCGATGACCTGCGCGTACGAGGGAACAGGCCGGATGGTGAATTCGGGTCCTTTCACGGGGCGGGAGAGCGAAGCGGGAAAACGCGAGATCACCCGGTATTTCGAGAGGGAGGGGATCGGCCACGGGAAGGTTCGGTACCGCCTCCGCGACTGGGGGATCAGCCGCCAGCGCTACTGGGGATGCCCGATCCCTGTGATCCATTGCGGGAAGTGCGGCGTCGTGCCCGTCCCGGAAAAGGACCTCCCCGTGGTGCTTCCCGAAGACCTTCCCTATACCCGGGAGAAAGGGAATCCATTAGCGGCAGCCGAGGAATGGGCCTCCGTATCCTGTCCCTCCTGTGGGGCGAAGGCGCGTAGGGAAACCGACACCTTCGACACGTTCTTCGAGTCGAGCTGGTATTTCCTGCGGTACATCGATCCTCGGAACGACAGGGAACCGCTCGACCGGGGAAAAATTCGGGCGTGGATGCCGGTCGACCAATACATCGGCGGCGTCGAGCATGCGTGCATGCACCTGATCTACGCCCGGTTCTTCCATAAATATCTTCGCGACCGCGGCCTTGCCCCGGGGAACGAGCCGTTCCTGCGGCTCCTCTCCCAGGGGATGGTGTGCATGGCGACGCTGGAGTGCCCCAAGCACGGGTGGCGCTATCCCGAAGAAGTCGACGCCGAAGGGCGTTGCCGGCAGTGCGGCGAGAAGGTCGATGTGGGGCGTTCGATGAAGATGTCGAAGTCCAAGCGCAACGTCGTCGAGCCGTCCACGCTCGTCGAGCGGTACGGCGCCGACACGGCACGGCTTTTCTCCCTCTTCGCGGCACCTCCGGAGAAGGATCTCGACTGGAGCGAGCAGGGGGTGGAAGGAGCTTTCCGGTTCCTTGGCAGGGTATACCGCTTGATCGCGCAGAAGGGGAAAGCGATCTGCGCCGCCGGCCGAGTTTCCGGAAGACCCGGCGAAGCGGCAAGGAGGATCCGGCAGATTACCCATCGCACGCTGAAGAAGGTGACCGGAGACATCGAGGATCGGCATCACTTCAACACGGCCATTTCCGCCATCATGGAGATGGTGAATTTCCTCTATCTCGTCGAGGAATCCGCTTGGGAATCCCCGGAAACCGCCCCTGCGCTTCGCGAGGCGGTGGAGATCCTGCTCCTCATGCTTTCCCCTTTCGCGCCGCACGTTTCGGAGGAGCTTTGGGAGAAGATCGGCTGTACAGGCATGGTCTGTCGGCAGGCCTGGCCGAAAGCGGAGGAGGAAATGGCCCGCGCCGAAGAGATCCTGGTCGTCGTGCAGGTCAACGGGAAGCTTCGCTCGAGGATTACGGCAAACGCCGATGCGACCGAGGAGGAAATCCGGTCGATGGCGCTTGCCGATCCGCGTGTCAGGGAATATACGAAGGGGAAAATCCTGAAAAAATTGGTCGTTGTCCCCAAGAAGCTCGTGAGCATCGTCGTATCGTGA
- a CDS encoding 30S ribosomal protein S20, whose product MGKSKSAAKRHKQSLKKRIRNRHIRSTVKTAVKEVRAVVAEGAAAHAVETLSKAVSIIARAGSKGVLHKKTVARKVARLSKAVHKAAK is encoded by the coding sequence TTGGGCAAGTCGAAGTCAGCCGCAAAAAGGCACAAGCAGAGCCTGAAGAAAAGGATAAGGAACCGGCACATCCGTTCGACGGTGAAGACGGCCGTCAAAGAAGTCCGCGCGGTCGTGGCAGAGGGTGCCGCCGCCCATGCCGTGGAAACGCTCTCGAAAGCGGTATCGATCATCGCACGGGCCGGATCCAAAGGCGTGCTGCACAAGAAGACGGTCGCCCGGAAAGTGGCCCGCCTCTCCAAGGCCGTCCACAAGGCCGCGAAGTAG
- a CDS encoding nucleoside triphosphate pyrophosphohydrolase, protein MGKTAMDDFRKLVGIMARLRAEGGCEWDRAQTHASLRQYLLEETHEVLDAITRKDPSFLCEELGDLLIQILFHAQIAKENGHFEISDVISSISEKMVRRHPHVFSSATADSPEAVSLQWDHIKRNIEKRNPSSLIGGVPKKFPSLLRASKLTKKAARVGFDWENTEQVLAKVEEEMRELTEAVSRGTPEEKEHELGDVLFALVNLARFLNINPEVALMTANERFVRRFQAMEKIAAESGSSIEESDLATLDHFWERAKKTTP, encoded by the coding sequence ATGGGAAAAACCGCCATGGACGATTTTCGCAAGCTGGTCGGCATCATGGCCCGTCTCCGGGCCGAAGGCGGATGCGAATGGGATCGGGCCCAGACCCATGCCTCCCTCCGCCAGTATCTGCTCGAGGAAACGCACGAAGTCCTCGACGCCATCACCCGGAAGGACCCCTCTTTCCTGTGCGAGGAACTTGGCGACCTGCTGATCCAGATCCTTTTCCATGCCCAGATCGCCAAGGAGAACGGACACTTCGAAATTTCCGACGTCATCTCCTCGATTTCGGAGAAGATGGTTCGAAGGCACCCGCACGTATTCTCCAGTGCAACGGCCGACTCCCCGGAGGCCGTCTCCCTGCAATGGGATCACATCAAACGAAACATCGAAAAAAGAAACCCCTCCTCGTTGATCGGCGGAGTCCCGAAAAAGTTCCCCTCCCTTCTCAGGGCATCCAAGCTCACCAAGAAGGCGGCGCGCGTGGGGTTCGACTGGGAGAACACAGAACAGGTGCTGGCGAAGGTCGAAGAGGAGATGAGGGAGCTAACCGAGGCCGTGTCGCGGGGCACCCCCGAAGAGAAGGAGCACGAACTGGGAGATGTCCTCTTCGCGCTGGTGAATCTGGCCCGATTCCTCAATATCAACCCCGAGGTAGCCCTGATGACCGCCAACGAGCGCTTCGTACGCCGATTTCAGGCTATGGAAAAAATCGCAGCGGAATCGGGGAGTTCTATCGAAGAGTCCGATCTCGCTACGCTCGACCACTTCTGGGAAAGAGCGAAGAAGACCACCCCGTAA
- a CDS encoding phosphate starvation-inducible protein PhoH: protein MEAVEKREEVIRFDDSSVLSELFGSHDDQLKIVERALGVSVHPKGNEATVAGDPLQVELAVKVLGGLYRVLRKGIPITSNDVIAAVRIVCSDRNADVFTVFQDVVFKSSRNKIITPKSVAQKRYLDAMRDYDIVFGVGPAGTGKTFLAMAMAVGFLLRKEVKRIILARPAVEAGEKLGFLPGDMAEKVNPYLRPLHDALYTMLEYEQAAKLMERGTIEVAPLAFMRGRTLNDSFVILDEAQNTTSEQMKMFLTRIGFGSKAVITGDITQTDLPSGRVSGLNEALSILDGVEGIRFSYFTEIDVVRHPIVQEIIKAYERYEKRG, encoded by the coding sequence ATGGAAGCGGTGGAAAAACGGGAAGAGGTGATCCGGTTCGACGATTCTTCCGTGCTGTCGGAGCTGTTCGGAAGTCACGACGACCAGCTGAAGATCGTGGAGCGGGCGCTCGGAGTGTCGGTTCACCCGAAAGGGAACGAGGCGACCGTGGCGGGAGACCCTCTGCAGGTGGAGCTGGCGGTCAAGGTCCTCGGGGGACTTTACCGGGTGCTGCGCAAGGGGATTCCGATCACGTCGAACGACGTGATCGCGGCGGTGCGGATCGTCTGCTCCGACAGGAACGCCGACGTCTTTACGGTGTTCCAGGACGTGGTCTTCAAGTCCTCTCGGAACAAGATCATCACGCCCAAGAGCGTCGCACAGAAACGGTACCTCGACGCCATGCGGGACTACGACATCGTCTTTGGCGTCGGACCGGCGGGGACGGGCAAGACATTCCTCGCGATGGCGATGGCCGTGGGCTTCCTCCTCCGAAAGGAGGTAAAGAGGATCATCCTCGCCAGGCCGGCGGTAGAGGCCGGCGAGAAACTGGGATTTCTGCCGGGGGACATGGCAGAGAAGGTCAACCCGTACCTGCGGCCGCTGCACGACGCGCTCTACACGATGCTGGAGTACGAGCAGGCCGCGAAGCTGATGGAGCGGGGCACGATCGAGGTGGCCCCCCTCGCTTTCATGCGGGGCCGGACGCTGAACGATTCGTTCGTCATCCTCGACGAGGCGCAGAACACGACCTCGGAGCAGATGAAGATGTTCCTTACACGGATCGGGTTTGGGTCCAAGGCAGTGATCACGGGAGACATTACGCAGACCGACCTGCCGTCGGGCCGCGTGTCGGGCCTGAACGAGGCGCTGTCGATTCTTGACGGGGTGGAGGGGATCCGGTTCAGCTACTTCACCGAGATCGACGTGGTGCGCCATCCGATCGTCCAGGAGATCATCAAGGCGTATGAACGTTACGAAAAACGCGGATAG
- a CDS encoding rRNA maturation RNase YbeY, giving the protein MRAWNRRFLHRFRTTNVISFPEDELRDAAPERLSGDILISAPTCLRQTRGWPGSPEERVFFFIVHGLLHLAGYDHERGGEEARRMRRAEMKIYLSALGRSSAGARG; this is encoded by the coding sequence ATGCGGGCATGGAACCGGCGGTTCCTCCATCGCTTCCGGACGACGAACGTCATCTCCTTCCCCGAGGATGAACTGCGCGATGCCGCTCCCGAAAGGCTCTCGGGAGATATCCTGATCTCCGCCCCGACCTGCCTTCGGCAGACGCGGGGCTGGCCGGGATCCCCCGAGGAACGGGTTTTCTTTTTTATCGTCCACGGTCTCCTTCACCTCGCGGGGTACGACCACGAACGCGGCGGGGAGGAGGCCAGGAGGATGCGCAGGGCGGAGATGAAAATATATCTTTCGGCCCTGGGCAGATCATCGGCGGGGGCACGCGGTTGA
- a CDS encoding apolipoprotein N-acyltransferase, with protein sequence MNLPERAVPWGLGALFAASYALGMPGYDIPALPFFCWIPFFLLSVSAKSFRRAAIRGFLAGIAANLLLFYWIAYTVAVMGKLGWPLGCLAALLVSAYVGMYFSAGGFIALRLVRRFGFAGLWAFPFAWIGLEFARSVLLSGFPWVLFGYSLAGSTTLMQAADLAGVFGLGFLLVTANVSLYRAGECLMRREYRVGAIFIAGLAAILLFLAAYGTHRIGELGARPSGGSLRVGIAQGGIDQNRKWDPDFQGETLAIYKELSREARSKGAEVIVWPETAAPFFYGWEREQSREVDRVALEGGIPLIFGAPWFSPSEGGKYYNSVFILNGRSVPEGRYDKRHLVPFGEYVPLKSILFFVRKLTEGGEDFSAGTVPALLPVAGGLAGASVCYEAVFPGIIRESVLSGAQWLVNVTNDAWFGDTVAPLQHLAMARMRAVEFRRPIVRAANSGVSALIDTRGVATETLGLFRAGTLVGEIVPRSGETLYAKTGEIFAISCTIIAFLILLIPLRGSDGVRNARRKIRRT encoded by the coding sequence TTGAACCTGCCGGAACGGGCGGTACCCTGGGGTCTTGGCGCCCTTTTCGCGGCGTCGTATGCGCTGGGGATGCCGGGATACGACATCCCGGCGCTTCCCTTCTTTTGCTGGATACCGTTTTTCCTGCTCTCCGTTTCCGCGAAAAGTTTCCGGCGGGCTGCGATCCGGGGGTTCCTTGCCGGCATTGCGGCGAACCTGCTGCTTTTTTACTGGATCGCCTACACCGTGGCGGTGATGGGAAAACTCGGCTGGCCGCTGGGCTGCCTGGCCGCGCTTCTGGTGTCCGCCTACGTGGGGATGTATTTCTCCGCCGGCGGGTTCATCGCGTTGCGCCTGGTCCGACGGTTCGGGTTCGCCGGACTCTGGGCCTTTCCGTTCGCGTGGATCGGCCTGGAATTCGCCAGATCGGTCCTGTTGTCGGGTTTCCCCTGGGTGCTCTTCGGCTACAGTTTGGCCGGAAGTACGACCCTTATGCAGGCGGCGGACCTGGCAGGTGTTTTCGGATTGGGATTTCTCCTGGTCACGGCAAACGTCTCCCTGTACCGGGCCGGGGAATGTCTAATGCGGAGAGAATACCGCGTTGGAGCGATTTTTATCGCAGGTCTTGCCGCCATCCTGCTCTTCTTGGCCGCCTACGGAACGCATCGGATCGGCGAGCTGGGAGCGCGTCCTTCCGGCGGAAGCCTGCGCGTGGGAATTGCCCAGGGGGGGATCGACCAGAACAGGAAATGGGACCCCGACTTTCAGGGCGAGACATTGGCGATCTATAAGGAACTGTCCAGGGAGGCGAGGTCGAAAGGCGCCGAGGTGATCGTCTGGCCGGAAACCGCCGCGCCGTTTTTTTACGGATGGGAGCGAGAGCAGAGCCGGGAAGTCGATCGGGTCGCATTGGAAGGGGGGATCCCCCTGATTTTCGGCGCCCCGTGGTTCAGTCCCTCGGAAGGGGGAAAATATTACAACAGCGTCTTCATCCTGAACGGCAGAAGCGTTCCGGAGGGGCGCTACGACAAGCGGCACCTCGTTCCGTTCGGCGAGTACGTGCCGCTGAAATCCATCCTCTTTTTCGTACGGAAGCTGACGGAAGGAGGGGAAGACTTCTCGGCCGGGACGGTTCCCGCGCTGCTTCCCGTCGCGGGGGGGCTGGCAGGCGCCTCGGTCTGTTACGAGGCGGTCTTTCCGGGGATCATCCGGGAAAGCGTCCTTTCGGGGGCGCAGTGGCTGGTGAACGTCACCAATGATGCGTGGTTCGGTGACACGGTGGCTCCGCTCCAGCATCTGGCGATGGCCCGGATGCGCGCGGTGGAGTTCCGGCGACCGATCGTTCGGGCGGCCAACTCAGGGGTAAGCGCCCTGATCGACACACGAGGCGTGGCGACAGAAACCCTTGGCCTCTTCCGGGCAGGGACCTTGGTCGGGGAGATCGTTCCCCGGAGCGGGGAAACGCTGTATGCGAAAACAGGTGAAATCTTTGCAATATCTTGTACTATAATAGCTTTTTTAATTCTGTTGATCCCATTGCGAGGCTCTGATGGCGTCAGGAATGCTCGAAGAAAAATTCGCCGAACTTGA
- a CDS encoding lysine--tRNA ligase, whose product MNEDWNDLIHERIRKAEEARKSGTDPYPNDQKVGWTTAAARRAAGELGAEELERKGIRVDVAGRIVAARNFGKATFVVIADRAGRLQAYIRKDRVGDEAYSLFKKATDVGDIVWVEGLLFITRTKELTVLAERFRLLCKGIRPLPEKWHGLVDVETRYRQRYVDLIVNEKVREVFRRRARIIAYIRSFLAERDFLEVETPMMQPVAGGAAAKPFVTHHNALDMDLYLRIAPELYLKRLLVGGFERVFEINRNFRNEGISTQHNPEFTMVEFYQAYATYEDLMRLTEEMISSLALSLFGTTAVEVQGKTIDFTPPWERITVAGAVARYAGVPEEKLSDPEFLRRMAISLGIATREDWAPGRLLFEIFEEVAERKIKGPAFVTEYPIEVSPLSRRNDLRPGIVDRFELIVLGREIANAFSELNDPLDQRRRLEEQMVQRERGDEEAHAMDEDFLRALEHGMPPAAGEGIGIDRLVMLFTDSPSIRDVILFPQLRKEG is encoded by the coding sequence GTGAACGAGGACTGGAACGATCTGATCCACGAGCGGATCCGAAAGGCCGAGGAGGCACGAAAGAGCGGAACGGACCCCTACCCCAATGACCAGAAGGTCGGATGGACGACGGCCGCTGCCCGCCGGGCGGCGGGAGAGTTGGGCGCCGAGGAGCTCGAGCGGAAGGGGATCCGCGTGGACGTCGCGGGGCGGATCGTGGCGGCGCGCAACTTCGGGAAGGCGACGTTCGTGGTGATCGCGGACCGCGCAGGCCGCCTGCAGGCCTACATCCGGAAAGACAGGGTGGGGGACGAGGCGTATTCCCTTTTCAAGAAGGCAACGGACGTCGGCGATATCGTCTGGGTCGAGGGGTTGCTCTTCATCACCCGGACGAAAGAGCTGACGGTACTGGCGGAGCGGTTCCGGCTCCTTTGCAAGGGGATCCGGCCGCTCCCCGAGAAGTGGCACGGCCTGGTCGACGTGGAGACGCGGTACCGCCAGCGGTATGTCGACCTGATCGTCAACGAGAAGGTCAGGGAGGTGTTCCGCCGCCGTGCCCGGATCATCGCGTACATCCGCTCCTTCCTCGCGGAGCGGGACTTCCTCGAGGTGGAGACCCCGATGATGCAGCCCGTAGCGGGGGGCGCCGCCGCAAAGCCGTTCGTGACCCACCACAACGCTCTGGACATGGACCTTTACCTGAGGATCGCTCCCGAGCTTTACTTGAAGCGGCTGCTTGTGGGGGGGTTCGAGCGCGTCTTCGAGATCAACCGGAACTTCCGGAACGAGGGGATCTCCACGCAGCACAACCCCGAGTTCACCATGGTGGAGTTTTATCAGGCCTATGCGACCTACGAGGACCTGATGCGGCTGACCGAAGAGATGATTTCCAGCCTCGCCCTCTCCCTCTTCGGGACGACGGCAGTGGAGGTCCAGGGGAAAACGATCGACTTTACGCCTCCGTGGGAGCGCATCACGGTGGCCGGGGCGGTCGCCCGGTACGCCGGCGTCCCGGAGGAAAAGCTTTCCGATCCGGAATTTCTCCGCCGGATGGCGATTTCGCTGGGCATCGCCACCAGGGAGGATTGGGCCCCGGGCCGGCTCCTGTTCGAGATTTTCGAGGAAGTCGCCGAAAGGAAGATCAAGGGACCGGCCTTCGTCACGGAATATCCCATCGAGGTGTCGCCGTTGTCGCGGAGAAACGATCTGCGTCCGGGGATCGTCGACCGGTTCGAGCTGATCGTCCTGGGCCGGGAGATCGCCAACGCGTTTTCCGAGCTGAACGACCCCCTGGACCAGAGGCGCCGGCTCGAGGAGCAGATGGTTCAGCGCGAACGGGGGGACGAGGAGGCCCACGCGATGGACGAGGATTTCCTCCGCGCGCTGGAGCATGGCATGCCGCCCGCCGCCGGGGAGGGAATCGGGATCGATCGGCTGGTGATGCTCTTCACCGATTCGCCCTCCATCCGGGACGTGATCCTTTTCCCCCAACTGCGGAAAGAGGGGTAG
- a CDS encoding ABC transporter permease, whose product MRLPVEYYIALKYLLAKRKQTFISIISIISVAGVAVGVTALIIVLAVMSGFEKELKDRILGATAHVHVTSLDGSIADPFSVAKRVRQVPGVVGASPYIFSQMMISSGVTAAGGVLRGVDLATVGDVTRLPRDIHRGSIEALREKGPVGMPGVILGKELAGNLGVSVGDVVEILVPGGNVTPLGMFPRVMRYRVGGISESGMYEYDATFAYVSFPEAGKLLGMDGRGTGIEVKVDDIYAAGKVANRIRSSLGYPFWAKDWMQSNRNLFSALKLEKVVMFIILVLIVLVAAFNIISTLIMVVMEKTRDIAVLMTMGATRKTIRRVFALEGLLIGITGTALGTALGTVLCDLLRRYRFIHLPSDVYYITTLPVLLDPLNILLVSGSSVLICFLATLYPSRQAARIDPAEAIRYE is encoded by the coding sequence TTGAGGCTTCCCGTCGAATATTACATCGCACTGAAATACCTCCTCGCCAAGCGCAAACAGACGTTCATCTCCATCATCTCCATCATCTCCGTTGCGGGGGTGGCCGTCGGCGTCACCGCGCTGATCATCGTCCTTGCCGTCATGAGCGGGTTCGAGAAGGAGCTCAAGGACCGCATCCTGGGCGCGACCGCCCATGTCCACGTGACGAGCCTCGACGGCAGCATCGCCGACCCGTTCTCCGTGGCGAAGCGCGTCCGGCAGGTTCCGGGCGTTGTCGGAGCCAGCCCTTACATCTTCTCCCAGATGATGATCTCCTCCGGGGTCACCGCGGCGGGCGGGGTGCTGCGAGGCGTGGACCTTGCGACCGTCGGGGACGTCACGCGGCTCCCGAGGGACATCCATCGGGGAAGCATCGAGGCATTGAGGGAAAAGGGTCCCGTCGGCATGCCAGGCGTGATCCTGGGGAAGGAACTGGCCGGCAACCTCGGGGTATCGGTCGGGGATGTCGTGGAGATCCTGGTGCCGGGGGGGAACGTGACACCGCTGGGGATGTTTCCGCGCGTTATGCGGTACCGCGTGGGGGGAATTTCCGAGTCGGGGATGTACGAGTACGATGCCACGTTCGCGTACGTTTCGTTCCCGGAAGCGGGCAAGCTGCTCGGGATGGACGGGAGGGGAACGGGGATCGAGGTGAAGGTCGACGACATCTATGCCGCCGGGAAGGTGGCCAACCGGATCCGATCGTCTCTCGGGTACCCCTTTTGGGCGAAGGACTGGATGCAGAGCAACCGCAACCTCTTCTCGGCGCTCAAGCTCGAAAAGGTGGTGATGTTCATCATCCTGGTCCTCATCGTGCTGGTCGCGGCCTTCAATATCATCAGCACGCTCATCATGGTCGTGATGGAGAAAACGAGGGACATCGCGGTCCTGATGACGATGGGGGCCACACGGAAGACGATCCGCAGGGTGTTCGCCCTCGAGGGGCTGCTGATCGGGATCACGGGGACAGCCTTGGGAACGGCGCTGGGCACGGTCCTGTGCGACCTTCTGCGCCGGTACCGGTTCATCCACCTCCCGAGCGACGTTTACTACATCACCACCCTCCCCGTTCTCCTGGATCCGTTGAACATTCTGCTGGTCAGCGGAAGTTCCGTCCTGATATGCTTCCTGGCGACCCTCTACCCGTCCAGGCAGGCAGCGCGCATCGATCCGGCGGAGGCGATCCGCTATGAATAG
- a CDS encoding ABC transporter ATP-binding protein: MRVENLRKSFHKRGGSLEVLKGITLSVARGETLGVVGVSGAGKTTFLQIIGTLDRATSGTVSYDGHELTVLPEDQLASFRNRTIGFVFQFHHLLSEFTARENVMLPCLISGMGRYDAGLRADTLLSEVGLSERLTHRIGELSGGEQQRVAICRALAMEPAVLLADEPTGNLDKETAGGVMELMLALNRTRGLTLVMVTHNEELAGRLHRVIRIDDGRVVS; this comes from the coding sequence ATCCGCGTCGAAAATCTCCGGAAGTCGTTCCACAAGCGGGGCGGATCGCTGGAGGTTCTCAAGGGAATCACCCTCTCCGTCGCGCGGGGCGAGACGCTTGGCGTGGTGGGGGTCTCGGGGGCGGGGAAGACCACTTTCCTTCAGATCATCGGGACTCTGGACCGGGCAACGTCGGGAACGGTATCCTACGACGGACACGAACTGACCGTCCTGCCGGAGGATCAATTGGCGTCTTTTCGCAACCGGACGATCGGGTTCGTCTTCCAGTTCCATCACCTTCTTTCGGAGTTCACCGCACGCGAAAACGTGATGCTTCCCTGTCTGATCTCCGGGATGGGCCGGTACGACGCGGGTCTTCGGGCGGACACGCTCCTATCGGAAGTGGGGCTTTCGGAGCGGCTCACCCACCGCATCGGGGAGCTCTCCGGCGGGGAGCAGCAGCGCGTGGCGATCTGCCGGGCCCTGGCGATGGAGCCCGCCGTCCTGCTCGCCGACGAGCCGACGGGGAATCTGGACAAGGAGACGGCGGGAGGCGTGATGGAGCTGATGCTCGCACTCAACCGGACGCGTGGACTCACCCTGGTGATGGTGACGCACAACGAGGAATTGGCCGGCCGACTGCACAGGGTCATCCGGATCGATGACGGGCGGGTCGTTTCTTGA